The Wolbachia endosymbiont of Drosophila innubila region ATGAACTTAACTAGCCCTAAGGTTTCTACTATGTTTTTTGATCAGATTATTACAGTAACGGATCACAATGTTACTTGGGAAAAAATCCAAAATTGTCTTTATAATCTTTATGGAGAAGCAACATATAATAGCTGGCTGAGTTCACTAAAATTTGTCAGTAGCAGAAATGGGGAAGTTCTTTTATCCGTGTCAACAAGGTTTATAAAAGAGTGGATTACAGTTCATTACATGAAAAAAATATTATCATTATGGCAAAGCGAAGATAAAAGTATACGTTCTATTGATATTCAAGTAATTGAGGAGAGGAATTCAAATTTTAATGTTATACTAAAAAACAGAGAGGAAAGTAATCATAATCTTGGTTCGCCGCTGGATCCAAGGTTCACCTTTGATAATTTTGTAGTGGGAAAGCCAAATGAATTAGCATTTACGGCGGCAAAGCGTGTGGCAGAATCTATAGATCCAATATTAGGCAGCAATCCTTTGTTTCTATATGGTGGAGTGGGACTTGGTAAAACACATCTAATGCATGCTATAGCTTGGCACATAGTCAATTCCCCATCAGCAAAAAGAAAAGTGGTGTATTTATCAGCAGAGAAATTCATGTACCAATATATTACAGCGCTGCGAAGCAAAGATATTATGTTATTTAAAGAGCAATTTAGATCAGTAGATGTATTGATGGTAGATGATGTGCAATTTATCAGTGGTAAAGATAGTACACAAGAAGAATTTTTTCACACTTTCAATGCATTGATAGACCAAAATAAACAATTGGTTATATCAGCTGATAGGTCTCCTAGTGATCTTGATGGAGTGGAAGAAAGAATAAAATCACGACTCGGTTGGGGGTTGGTGGCAGATATTAATGAAACAACTTTTGAATTAAGGCTTGGTATATTGCAGGCAAAAGTGGAGCAGATGAATATGTATGTTCCGAAAGATGTCCTAGAGTTTTTAGCAAGGAACATAAAATCTAATATAAGAGAATTAGAAGGAGCATTAAATAAGGTTACCCATACCTCATTAATTGGAAGAAGTATGACGGTAGAATCAGCTAGTGAAACCCTAATCGATCTTCTTAGGTCAAATCATAGGTCAGTCACAATAGAAGAAATACAAAAGAAAGTAGCTGAATTTTTCAATATAAAGGTTGCAGATATGCAATCCAATAGAAGGCTTCGCAGTCTTGCAAGGCCAAGACAAATAGCTATGTATTTTGCCAAAAAATTTACGCAAAAAAGCCTACCAGATATTGGGAGAAACTTTGGTGGCAGAGACCATGCTACTGTTATACATGCAGTAAAACAAGTAGAAAATTTTATAAAGACCGACTCAAAATTTGCTGATGAAATCAATCGATTAAAAAAAATGTTTAAGTAGCGTTTTTAAAATAGCTAATAACAAATCCTAAAATGAATCGACTATAGTTTTAATCCGTTTAAGTTTAAAATCTTCTGTTAGCTTCGCAGAATACATTTCCTTATTGTGTTGATTATAGAAGGTAAATTCGTGATCATCTAAATTTAGTATTGCAAAGCCAAAGCCAAAAAAGTTTCTAACCTCGTGTGCTAAGTAGTTTTTACCATTTGAATAGTCAAATTCTACATTTTGATAAACAGATTCTTGATCTTGAGCGTGTAATGATGCACCACCGTTTCCAACTATAATTTGGTCTGGAACATTATCCATTAATAAAATCTGGGCTATATGAATGTGGCCAGAAACTATGGTAGTAACATTGCTTGGAAATTTATCTCCAAAAGCTTCGATTTGTGTAAGATTACCATGGCTTTTTAATGTCAAAAATTCTTTTTTTGGAGATCTCCAAAGCGGTTTATGAGTTAAAAACCACATGGGCTTGTCAGAACTATTTTGTATCAATTTATCAAATTGCCTCTCAAAAGCATCAATTGTGCTTTGGGTTGTAAAAATATCCTCACCGGATGAAGAGTCGAAGATAAAAAATTTCATCGGTCCAGCATCTAAGGACCAACTAGAAACGAAGTTTCCACATTTTTCAGACGAAAAGGGGTATGAATCTAGATACCTGAACCATCCTTCATAAGCTCTATCACAACTCTCATGGTTTCCACGAACAAAAAGGAAAGGGGATTGTGATAAAATATCCTTTGCAGGCTCAAACCAATCAGCGTACCAAACTTCTTTATTATATCCATAAATATCGCCACACTTTTTTGTATTTCTACATTTTGTTTGTCTATAATGATAATCACCAACATGGATAATTAAATCTGGTTTATGAAGGGCGAT contains the following coding sequences:
- a CDS encoding metallophosphoesterase, producing the protein MNIANIFIFLALSLITSFHFVHAQILYTWSQVIPENKLSIRAITDNDMCPIVYVDGKETEMLNRSLINNGGHNETVCELTVQTSAKNISIEDLRVPILPKKVNKIAFIGDTGCRINMLFQQECNSVDSWPLKKNLDSIALHKPDLIIHVGDYHYRQTKCRNTKKCGDIYGYNKEVWYADWFEPAKDILSQSPFLFVRGNHESCDRAYEGWFRYLDSYPFSSEKCGNFVSSWSLDAGPMKFFIFDSSSGEDIFTTQSTIDAFERQFDKLIQNSSDKPMWFLTHKPLWRSPKKEFLTLKSHGNLTQIEAFGDKFPSNVTTIVSGHIHIAQILLMDNVPDQIIVGNGGASLHAQDQESVYQNVEFDYSNGKNYLAHEVRNFFGFGFAILNLDDHEFTFYNQHNKEMYSAKLTEDFKLKRIKTIVDSF